From a region of the Thermodesulfobacteriota bacterium genome:
- a CDS encoding AAA family ATPase, producing the protein MKLRKALDKAREARQDGALPAMEDILPAGDLEVPAGEPLGPDASGYLSPVYSESRRVTIDSSLAASHHCVCLDASSCDVEPFKVLRAQILRRTREHGWRTIMVTSALPNEGKTVTTINLAATFAREFSQTVLLVDCDLHKQAVHKYLGIASDRGLIDFLKDQRPLSELIMWPQVDKLTLISGGRTVPDATELLGSPRMHALLAEMKDRYQDRYIFFDVPPLLSGADAMAFAPLVDCVLMVVAAGQTPVEEVQRAVALIPAEKFLGFVLNRHLGPSQRYYAYGRDSRSSAV; encoded by the coding sequence ATGAAGCTCAGGAAGGCGTTGGACAAGGCGCGGGAGGCGCGGCAGGACGGGGCGCTGCCAGCGATGGAGGACATTCTGCCGGCCGGGGACCTGGAGGTGCCGGCCGGCGAGCCGCTGGGGCCGGACGCCAGCGGCTACCTGTCACCGGTCTATTCGGAGTCCCGGCGGGTCACCATCGATTCTTCCCTGGCGGCCAGCCACCATTGCGTCTGCCTCGATGCCTCAAGCTGCGACGTCGAGCCGTTCAAGGTGCTCCGGGCCCAGATCCTGCGGCGCACCAGGGAGCACGGCTGGCGGACCATCATGGTCACCAGCGCCCTGCCGAACGAGGGCAAGACTGTAACCACCATCAACCTGGCCGCCACCTTTGCCCGGGAGTTCAGCCAGACCGTGCTGCTGGTGGACTGTGACCTGCACAAGCAGGCCGTCCACAAGTACCTGGGCATTGCCAGCGACCGGGGGCTCATCGATTTTCTCAAGGACCAGCGCCCGCTTTCCGAGCTGATCATGTGGCCCCAGGTGGACAAGCTGACCCTCATCTCCGGTGGCCGCACGGTGCCGGACGCCACCGAGCTCCTGGGCTCGCCCCGGATGCACGCCCTCCTGGCCGAGATGAAGGACCGCTACCAGGACCGGTACATCTTCTTCGACGTGCCGCCCCTCCTGAGCGGCGCCGATGCCATGGCCTTTGCCCCCCTGGTGGACTGTGTGCTGATGGTGGTGGCGGCTGGCCAGACCCCGGTGGAGGAGGTGCAGCGGGCGGTCGCCCTGATCCCGGCGGAGAAGTTCCTGGGCTTCGTCCTCAACCGGCACCTGGGGCCCAGTCAGCGGTACTACGCCTACGGCCGGGACAGCCGCAGCTCAGCGGTGTAG
- a CDS encoding GNVR domain-containing protein encodes MDPHALSPAEVIAIIKRRLLSLMVPAGLVITAAAAVALLLPAVYRSSATILIEAQEIPADFVTATVTSYVEQRLQSINQRIMSTTRLLEIINRLNLYAELREEWTTEEIVEQMREDIEMTPISTEVTDRRTGRPSAATVAFTLAYEGREPGTVQQVTNLLASLFLEENIQERARQAEETTRFLEDESTRLKSELAQVEAQIAAFKEAHVQELPDLVPVNLQGLHTAEAGVARLQEQLQGLRERAGYLETQLASLPPPPEKQAQKSEDEKRLEELKIQLTHLRSQFSDQYPDVIKTRAEIAELEAQVAAAKAAEPEAPSPDNPAKVTLAAQLASTRVEIAATQRQMEEVEKSMAQYRGRIEASPRVEEQYNTLLSTRRSVQAKYDDLMRKLMEARVASGLEKEQKGERFTLIDPAQLPEKPTRPNRLAILLIGTVLGIGAGVALAALRELADHSVRTPEALAFATALPVLGSIPEMVTAAQEARRRRRMVLALLVGLAVVAGALAAIHFLVMDFDILWAKISHRLAL; translated from the coding sequence ATGGACCCACACGCTCTATCACCAGCAGAGGTCATCGCCATCATCAAGCGCCGGCTCCTGAGCCTCATGGTACCGGCGGGCCTGGTCATTACAGCCGCAGCTGCCGTCGCCTTGCTGCTGCCCGCGGTCTACCGGTCCAGCGCTACCATCCTCATCGAGGCGCAGGAGATCCCCGCCGACTTCGTCACGGCGACGGTCACCAGCTACGTTGAGCAGCGGCTCCAGTCGATCAACCAGCGGATCATGAGCACGACCCGACTGCTGGAGATCATCAATCGCCTCAACCTGTACGCCGAGCTGCGAGAAGAGTGGACTACCGAGGAGATCGTGGAGCAGATGCGGGAAGACATCGAGATGACCCCCATCAGCACCGAGGTGACCGATCGCCGTACCGGCCGGCCGAGCGCGGCCACCGTTGCCTTCACCCTGGCCTATGAGGGCAGGGAGCCAGGGACCGTGCAACAGGTGACCAACCTTCTGGCCTCCCTGTTTCTTGAAGAAAATATCCAGGAGAGGGCGCGGCAGGCCGAGGAGACCACCCGCTTCCTGGAGGACGAGTCCACCCGCCTCAAGTCCGAGCTGGCGCAGGTGGAGGCTCAAATCGCCGCCTTCAAGGAGGCGCACGTCCAGGAGCTGCCGGACCTGGTGCCGGTCAACCTCCAGGGCCTGCACACCGCCGAGGCCGGCGTCGCCCGCCTGCAGGAACAGCTCCAGGGCCTGCGGGAACGGGCCGGCTACCTGGAAACCCAGTTGGCCTCGCTGCCGCCGCCGCCAGAGAAGCAGGCCCAGAAGAGCGAGGATGAAAAGCGTCTGGAGGAGCTCAAGATCCAGCTCACCCACCTGCGCAGCCAGTTCTCGGACCAGTATCCGGATGTGATCAAGACCCGGGCCGAGATTGCTGAGCTGGAGGCACAGGTGGCGGCTGCCAAGGCCGCCGAGCCCGAAGCGCCTTCCCCGGACAACCCGGCCAAAGTGACCTTGGCGGCTCAGCTGGCCTCGACCCGGGTTGAGATCGCCGCTACCCAGCGCCAGATGGAGGAGGTCGAGAAATCGATGGCCCAATACCGTGGACGCATTGAGGCCAGTCCCAGGGTGGAGGAGCAGTACAACACCCTCCTGTCCACCCGCCGCAGTGTGCAGGCCAAATACGACGACCTGATGCGCAAGCTCATGGAGGCGCGGGTGGCCAGCGGCCTGGAAAAGGAGCAGAAGGGCGAGCGCTTCACCCTCATCGACCCGGCGCAGCTGCCGGAAAAGCCCACCCGCCCCAACCGGCTGGCCATCCTCCTCATCGGCACTGTGCTGGGCATCGGGGCCGGGGTAGCCCTGGCCGCCTTGCGGGAGCTCGCCGACCACTCGGTGCGCACACCGGAAGCCCTGGCCTTTGCAACCGCCCTGCCGGTCCTGGGCAGCATTCCGGAGATGGTCACGGCTGCGCAGGAAGCCAGGCGGCGGCGGCGGATGGTGCTGGCCCTGCTGGTGGGGTTGGCCGTGGTGGCGGGGGCCCTGGCGGCCATCCACTTCCTGGTGATGGATTTCGACATCCTGTGGGCAAAGATCAGCCATCGTCTGGCGCTGTAG
- a CDS encoding AAA family ATPase: MYEVFYHLTEKPFTISANPRFLYLSHKHANALTYLEYGVAEAVGFVLLTGEIGTGKTTLVRHLLDGIGRSTDVALIANTGVTAEDLLVMILQELEIEPAGTGKAAHLEQLNRFLIERYAVRRRCLLIIDEAQNLSDVALEEVRMLSNLQADERALLQIMLVGQPELRAKLQQPRLAQFTQRIAVTYHLGALSREETEAYVRHRLTTAGGDPELFSPAALTRIHDLARGVPRAINLLCEAALVYGYADELAQIDAGVIEQVMADRGGIGFGTELAEAAPAPVAGAAPAGDPELAARLLALEQRLGRLEQELRWQLDAMEGRLDMARDEGLRRLREQLAEERQKSDRYLSAYHQLKERSRLLRPASPAPGEAAAPPSAVPPEPPPPEAGPSWRRWLGLHR, encoded by the coding sequence ATGTACGAAGTCTTCTATCACCTCACCGAAAAGCCTTTTACCATCAGCGCCAACCCCCGGTTTCTCTACCTGAGCCACAAGCACGCCAATGCCTTGACCTACCTGGAATACGGGGTGGCGGAGGCGGTGGGCTTCGTGCTCCTCACCGGCGAGATCGGCACCGGCAAGACCACCCTGGTGCGCCATCTCCTGGATGGGATCGGCCGGAGCACCGACGTCGCGCTCATCGCCAACACCGGCGTCACCGCCGAGGACCTGCTGGTGATGATCCTCCAGGAGCTGGAGATCGAGCCGGCCGGCACCGGCAAGGCCGCACACCTGGAGCAGCTCAACCGCTTCCTCATCGAGCGCTATGCCGTCCGCCGCCGGTGTCTTCTCATCATCGACGAGGCCCAGAACCTGAGCGATGTCGCCCTGGAGGAGGTGCGGATGCTCTCCAACCTCCAGGCGGACGAGCGGGCCCTCCTGCAGATCATGCTGGTGGGTCAGCCCGAGCTGCGGGCCAAGCTGCAGCAGCCGCGGCTGGCCCAGTTCACGCAGCGGATTGCCGTGACCTACCACCTGGGCGCCTTGAGCCGGGAGGAGACGGAGGCCTATGTGCGCCACCGCCTGACCACCGCCGGCGGCGACCCGGAGCTGTTCAGCCCGGCGGCCCTCACGCGCATCCACGATCTGGCCCGGGGGGTGCCGCGGGCCATCAATCTGCTGTGCGAGGCAGCCCTGGTCTACGGCTATGCCGACGAGCTGGCGCAGATCGACGCCGGGGTGATCGAGCAGGTGATGGCGGATCGGGGTGGGATCGGCTTCGGGACGGAGCTGGCGGAGGCGGCACCGGCGCCGGTTGCCGGGGCGGCGCCGGCGGGTGACCCGGAGCTGGCAGCGCGGCTGTTGGCCCTGGAGCAGCGCCTGGGGCGCCTGGAGCAGGAGCTGCGCTGGCAGCTGGATGCCATGGAGGGGCGCCTGGACATGGCCCGGGATGAGGGCCTGCGCCGCCTGCGCGAGCAGCTGGCCGAGGAGCGGCAGAAGAGCGACCGCTACCTGTCTGCCTACCACCAGCTCAAGGAGCGCTCCCGGCTGCTGCGGCCGGCCTCGCCGGCGCCGGGCGAGGCGGCGGCGCCTCCCAGCGCCGTCCCCCCGGAGCCGCCGCCCCCGGAGGCCGGCCCCTCCTGGCGTCGCTGGCTGGGGCTACACCGCTGA
- a CDS encoding HAMP domain-containing protein encodes MVKKIILSVLLSIVVILGGLGVASYLSIEDSIQRSLASHLELARLNSRYVDQLLEDNLNRLSYIALSGDIDLGDGDWEPEQEALHAVHQYSLFTDRIFFLDNFGHVVLVYPEAGRRSSLFGVQEVRQVLAERRPRVSNVLSLGPEREPVILALVPLIRPDGQMIGVVGGEINPRTFVVTEIIKAIPEGRDTVIELLDRNGLILSSNIPERILTESDHEEFLGSLIAEGRSSVGRCHRCHEGEAPSSRDMLAFVPLTVAPWGVAVRVGEGSVFAPAKRLRAWFLALGGLSLVVALWLVLDISRNLVAPVRSLIAAASRIGGGDLASPVEVSSRDEIATLAQGFDEMRARLAASLERIQQDKLLLEGRVVERTREIEANRRLLARLLMKVITAEEEERQRLAKELHDDTGQNLNAVLMSLDYLKMTLPGQEALKGKIDRLRDQMAATVAGLRQMIDELRPTLLDELGLQPALSWLLERYLSGRGVHYQLEVTGMPAGAGEESGPGLGVQRNLFVFRIVQEAVQNIARYAGATEVHVAAHKGEGCLEVSIEDDGQGFDVETILSRDGQEQEAGVHGLVAMRERVGLLGGRFHICSRPGQGTQIMFLLPDEPPVA; translated from the coding sequence ATGGTCAAGAAGATCATCCTGTCGGTGCTCCTGAGCATCGTCGTCATCCTGGGGGGCCTGGGGGTGGCGAGCTACCTGAGCATCGAGGATTCCATCCAGCGCTCCCTGGCCTCCCACCTGGAGCTGGCCCGCCTGAACAGCCGCTACGTCGATCAGCTGCTGGAAGACAACCTCAACCGCCTGTCCTACATCGCCCTGTCCGGCGACATCGACCTGGGCGACGGCGACTGGGAGCCGGAGCAGGAGGCCTTGCACGCCGTGCACCAGTATTCCCTGTTCACAGACCGCATCTTCTTCCTGGACAACTTCGGGCACGTGGTGCTGGTCTATCCGGAGGCAGGCCGGCGCAGCTCGCTCTTCGGCGTTCAGGAGGTGCGGCAGGTTCTGGCCGAGCGGCGGCCGCGGGTCTCCAATGTCTTGTCCCTGGGCCCGGAGCGGGAGCCAGTCATTCTGGCCCTGGTGCCCCTCATCCGTCCCGATGGCCAGATGATCGGGGTCGTGGGCGGGGAGATCAATCCCCGCACCTTTGTGGTGACCGAGATCATCAAGGCGATTCCCGAGGGCCGGGACACGGTGATCGAGCTGTTGGACCGCAACGGCCTGATCCTGTCCTCCAACATTCCGGAACGGATCCTGACCGAAAGCGATCACGAGGAGTTCCTGGGCAGCCTGATCGCCGAGGGCCGCAGCTCGGTGGGCCGGTGCCATCGCTGCCACGAGGGGGAGGCCCCCAGCAGCCGCGACATGCTGGCCTTTGTCCCCCTGACCGTGGCGCCCTGGGGGGTGGCGGTGCGGGTGGGGGAGGGCAGTGTCTTCGCGCCGGCCAAGCGTCTCCGGGCCTGGTTCCTGGCCCTGGGCGGCCTGTCCCTGGTGGTGGCCCTCTGGCTGGTCCTGGACATCAGCCGCAACCTGGTGGCGCCGGTGCGCTCGCTCATCGCCGCGGCCAGCCGGATCGGCGGCGGCGATCTCGCGTCACCGGTGGAGGTGTCCAGCCGGGATGAAATTGCCACCCTGGCCCAGGGCTTCGACGAGATGCGCGCTCGTCTGGCCGCCTCTCTGGAGCGCATCCAGCAGGACAAGCTTCTCCTGGAGGGGCGGGTGGTGGAGCGGACCCGGGAGATCGAGGCCAACCGCCGGCTCCTGGCCCGGTTGCTCATGAAGGTGATCACCGCCGAGGAGGAGGAGCGCCAGCGGCTGGCCAAGGAGCTCCATGATGACACCGGCCAGAATCTCAATGCGGTGCTCATGTCCCTGGACTATCTCAAGATGACCCTTCCCGGCCAGGAGGCCCTCAAGGGGAAGATCGATCGGCTCCGGGACCAGATGGCCGCCACCGTTGCCGGGCTGCGGCAGATGATCGACGAGCTGCGGCCAACCCTTCTGGACGAGCTGGGCTTGCAGCCAGCCCTGAGCTGGCTTCTGGAGCGCTATCTGAGCGGCAGGGGCGTCCATTACCAGCTGGAGGTGACCGGTATGCCGGCCGGCGCCGGCGAGGAATCCGGCCCGGGGCTGGGGGTCCAGCGCAATCTCTTCGTCTTCCGGATCGTCCAGGAGGCGGTCCAGAACATCGCCCGCTATGCCGGGGCCACCGAGGTCCATGTGGCGGCTCACAAGGGGGAGGGCTGTCTCGAGGTATCGATCGAGGATGATGGCCAGGGCTTCGATGTGGAGACCATCCTGTCCCGGGACGGCCAGGAGCAGGAGGCGGGGGTGCACGGCCTGGTCGCCATGCGGGAGCGGGTCGGTCTTCTGGGTGGCCGCTTCCATATCTGCTCCCGCCCGGGCCAGGGCACCCAGATCATGTTCCTCCTGCCTGATGAGCCGCCGGTGGCCTGA